Genomic segment of Desulfovulcanus ferrireducens:
ATATTGGAGATAAGGGATTAAGATATAATGAGTAACAGAAGCAAACGCTCGAAGCACCAAAATATTTAAAAAGGTAAGGGCGGAAGAAAAATCCGCCCATACCCGCACAACATTCCTCTCTAAACCCTTAACCCTTCTGAAGGAATCCCTTCAATCTTGGTGTTAATGCCTTCCACTAGTGTCAAATAATTTGCCTGCCCCCTGTCCACTGATCAATAAGTTAACCTTGCCAACTATTATTGAAAAAATTAACAGTTTTTTCAACAATACAGTTAAGTGATGAGAGGAAATATGAATTACGTAAACAATGCAACTCTAATAAGACGTAAGTTATTAATACGCATAGCATCTCTTTTCTTTAAAAATGAATTGAAAAAAAATATAGACCGTGTTCCTTTGGAAATTGCTCCCAAGAATTCGAAAAGTATCCGCTGCTGTATCTACAAAGATCGTGCTGTGCTTAAATACAGGATAATGGCTCTACTTGGATTCGGCATGGAAGATGAAAAGGACGAATTAACCCCCTTATCTGATTATGTAAAAAAGGCCCTACTCAGGGAGAAGCCGGAATCTCCGGTTCTCACGGTTATTGATATGACATGTAGGTCCTGTGTTCGAAGCAACTACTTTGTAACCAATGCATGTCGTAGCTGTGTAGCACGTCCCTGTTTGATTAACTGTAGAAAGAATGCCATTACGATGGTAGATGGCAAAGCAAAAATCGATTCAGAAACATGTGTTAACTGTGGAATTTGTATGAAAGTCTGTCCTTACCATGCTATCATTTATATACCAATCCCCTGTGAAGAGACTTGCCCTGTCGGTGCAATCAAGAAGGGTGAGGATGGCAAAGAAAAAATTGACCATGAGAAGTGTATTTACTGTGGAAAATGTTTACAGGCATGTCCCTTTGGAGCAATCTTGGAAAAATCTCAGCTTATTGACGTAATGCGTCCTTTGAAAACAGCCAACCAGAAAACTGTTGCGATAGTAGCTCCCTCTATTGTAGGCCAGTTCTCAACGGATTTTGAAAAAATTGTTTCCGCATTACGAAAACTAGGGTTTGATTATATTGTAGAAGTAGCAGCAGGTGCAGATATTGCCGCACAAAAAGAGGCTGAAGAGTTTATTGAACGAATGGAGAAGTCCGATAAATTTATGACTTCTTCTTGCTGTCCTGCATATACAGAGGTTGTGAAAAAACATCTTCCGGTTCTTGCTCCTTATGTTTCGAATACTGAAACACCAATGCATTACGCAGCCGAACTGGCACGCAACACATATCCTAATGCCAAGATTGTCTTTGTGGGGCCTTGTGTAGCAAAACGACAGGAAGCCATTAAAGACCCTGTGGTTGATTACGTACTGACTTTTGAAGAGCTTGGAGCACTCTTCGTTGCCAGAGAAATCGAGGTTCCGGATTGTAAACCTGATCAGGTTGATATTTCAGCAAATAAAATGGGGCGTGGTTTCCCTGTAACCGGTGGAGTTACCAGGGCAATTCAGCAATTTATTGGGAAAGATACTGCATTAAAAGAAGTTATTATCGATGGGCTTTCAAAACAAAACCTGAGAATTTTGAAAAAAAATGCCCAAGGCAATTGTCCGGGTAACTTTATTGAGGTTATGTGCTGTGAAGGTGGATGTGTAGCAGGTCCGGGTGTTCTGAGCAATCCTCAAGTCGCTGCTCGAAAGGTAAAACAATTTATAGGAGAATGAGAAGTTTTTTATAAAACTGATAAGAAATCGCTTTTCAGGGATTTGGAACGGAAAAAAATATTCTTACAATCCTATGGAGCTGTCAGCAAAATAAGCTTTGAAGATATGTATTTCAGGCGGGATATTGGAGATAAGGGATTAAAATACGGCAACTAAAGAGCCTGTGGCCAAACCCTGTTTTAAGCGCTGATTGAAAGTCCTGGTTTCTGAAATGCATTACAAACGGCTTGGGTAAACCATCTTGGCGAAGCTTGCGGAAAAACAGAGCATCGGGATGAATGGGCTACAGATTTTGCGATATTGACCTAACTATCGATAATAAAAAGGATATTTGCTTACCCAAAATATCCCATTATGCTCTGTCCGCAAGCAAGTTTTAGATGGGTCCAAGTCTTTGTACCAGCATGAAAGAAACCAAGACTAGAATAAACCATGAAAGTTAATTGATAAAAAGGTTCGGCCACAGGCTCTAAAGTTATAGGGGGCACGGGGCACCCCGTGCCCTTATGGCCACACCTTAGGCACAGACAAAGACAATATCCCCACGCCTATGCCAAGTTTAGCAACAACACCAAATACTTTACCCCACATTGCTCCAAAGGCGGCTTTTCTGGCCTCCGGGGTTGGGCGACCCTGCAACTTTTCTAACAAAAAACAGCCTATATAAGCTCCCAAAAAAGCGCCTGCTAAGGCTCCAAAACCCAGAAAAAAAGGGGCCAGGAAAATAGAGCCCAGTATTGCACCGAGCATCGCACCCCAATTGCCCTTGCTTGTCCCTCCGTATTTTTTGGCCCCCCAAACGCTTGCACCAAATTCAATACCTTCACCAACCAAGGCCAGGGCAATCAAGAGAGCAAAAAACAACCACCCGGCATTTAGCTCCGGATGTGTCCACTTCCAAATGGCAAACAATCCGATAATGGCCCAGTTTCCAGGCAGGCCAAAAAAATTAAGGGCCAAGCATAAAATCAAAAGGATGGTAAACAATCCAGCAAATAATTCAGCCATCTATCAACTCGTTAGAACTCATCACTTCTTCCGGTTTCTTTTCCCGATTTATTATCTTCCCAACTTCCAAGCTTCCTATTCTCCAATCTCTTCCGCGGCCCTTTCCACCTCTTCCTGCATTTTTTGCCGAAAGGCCTTGATCTTCTCAGAAAGAGAGGCATCATTAAGTGCAAGAATCTGTGCAGCCATCCAGGCGGCATTTTTGGCTCCGGCTTTGTCTATGGCAACAGTGCCCACGGGAAATCCGGGGGGCATTTGCACTGTGGACAGAAGCGCATCAAATCCTCCCATACTGGAAGCTGAAATGGGAATACCGATCACTGGCCGTATGGTCCTGGCAGCAACTGCCCCTGCCAAATGAGCAGCCATGCCGGCAGCACAGATGAAAACCTGACAGCCCTTGTCCTCCATTTCCTTGATCAGGCTTTCGGTTCTTTCAGGAGTTCTGTGGGCAGAAGTTATGGTCATCTCATACTCAACGCCCAGGTCAGCCAGAACCTGTGCACAGGGTTTAACTTTATCCAGATCAGATTTACTTCCCATAAAAATTGCTACCTTAAGCATTATTTTCCTCCTCTTAGATCAACAACTCTTTTGGCTTTACCTTCTGTTTTAGGCAAAGAGTTAGACTCAACCAATTCAACGCGCGGGGTGATCAATATCTCGTCCTTGAGTTTGTGGGCTATTTTTTGCTGCAATTCTTTCAGTGCTCGCATATCCTCTACAAAATATTCCTCGCGAATCTCCACTTTAACCCGCATTTGGTCCAGGTAACCTTCCTTTATCAGTTCGATAAGGTAATTCTGACCCACCTCAGGCATAGACATAAGCACCTTTTCCACCTGCATTGGGTAAATATTCACCCCTTTGAGAATAATCATGTCGTCAGAACGACCTAAAATGCGATCTATGCGCCTGTGTTCACGACCGCAGGGACATTTACCGGGAATAAACCTGGTTAAGTCCTTGGTCCGATAACGAATTATCGGCATGCCTTCTCGGGTTAGGGTAGTCAGCACAAGTTCACCAACCTCACCTTCTGGTACTGGCTCCAAAGTCTCAGGATCAACAATTTCCGGCAAGTAGGCATCTTCCCAGATATGCATGCCTTCCTGGCATTCGCATTCAAAGGCCACTCCCGGGCCGTTCATCTCAGACAATCCATAGGAGTTATAAGCTTTAACCCCATAAATATCTTCGATACGCTGTCGGATCTCTTCTGTGTGGGGCTCAGCGCCAATAAGCAAAATGCGCAGATAAAGGCTTTTGGGGTCAACCCCCATTTCATCAAAAACAGTGCTTAAATGGAGAGCATAAGAGGGAATAATGTGCGCAACCGTGACCTTAAAATCCTTGAGTAGCTTGATCTGACGCTTGCTGTTTCCGGCCCCAGCAGGGATGGTCAGGCATCCCAAGCGCTCAGCTCCGTAATGAATGCCCAAGCCACCGGTAAACAGGCCATATCCGCTTATGTTCTGGAAGACATCGGTGTCTCTGACTCCGACCATGTGCATGCATCTGGCCACCAAGTCCGCCCAGGTATTCAAATCGTTCCGGGTATGGACAATAACTGTGGGCGCACCTGTTGTCCCGGATGAGGCGTGCAGCCTGACCAGTTTATCCACTGGCACAGTCAAAAGGCCATAAGGATATTGAGAACGCAGATCTTCCTTGGTGGTAAAAGGTAGCTTTTGTACCTCCTGGACTGAATTTATATCCCCCACCCTAACTCCGGCATAGGCCAACTTATTCCGGTAAAAAGATGATTTTGTACACTGAAAGACTGTATTCTTAAGCCTTACCTGTTGCAACCTGTTCAATTCCTGCCGGGTTAATAGCTCCTCTTTGTGCAGATACTCCATTTTCTCTCTCCTAAAACCTTCCAAAACGAATGACCAAGGCCTGGTGTTTTCAAAGGTATAAGGTGCACCTATTTCTGGACTTAGTGCTAGACCGTATTAAGTTAAGAGTTCTCTGAAGGAACGGGGATGTCAGTCAAATTTTCAAAGGCCGTATACCGGTTGAGATAAGCAAGTTCGACTACCCCTATAGGCCCGTTTCTCTGCTTACCAATAATGATTTCAGCCCTACCCTTTTTGGGATTGTCTTCTTTTTTATTGTATACTTCATCCCGGTAAAGAAAGAGTATTAAATCTGCATCCTGCTCAATGGCGCCTGATTCTCTCAGGTCTGAAAGCATAGGTCTTTTATTGGTCCTCTCTTCTACTTTACGGTTAAGCTGAGACAGGGCAACCACGGGCACGTTCATCTCTTTGGCTAATGCCTTCAATGCCCTGGAAATTTCTGATATTTCCTGCTCCCTGGAATCAATACGGCGGCTGGCACGCATGAGCTGCAAATAGTCCACAATGACCATGCCCAAATCCTTTTCAGCTTTAAGCCGCCGGCACCTGGCACGCATCTCCATGGTGGTCAGAGCAGGGGTATCGTCAATATATATAGGGGCTCGAGACAGGGCGTCAGCAGCCTGATACAGTCTGCTCCAGTCTTCGTCATTCAAAAACCCGGTACGCAGATTCTTCAGGTCCACCTTGCCCCAGGAACAGAGCATACGCATCATGAGTTGCTCCATGGACATTTCCAGGGAAAAGATGGCTATTGGCACATCATGAAGCACTGCTGAACGCATACCCACATTCAGGGCAAAGGCTGTCTTACCCATGCTCGGACGGCCAGCAATGATTATTAAATCTGTGGGCTGAAAACCTGCTGTAATTTCATCCAGGTGGTAATAACCTGTTGGCACCCCTGTTACCAGTTCTCTCCTGTCTACCCGCTTTTCCAGGAGCTCGAAGACCTCGCCCACCAACTCTTTGCTGGATCTAAAAACCGGCTTGGTTTTAGATTCGGTAATGGTAAAAATCTGTTGCTCTGACTTGTCCAGGAGATCTTCAACGTCCTGCCCTGGTTCAAAGCTTTGGGAAATAATGCTTGAGGCCGTCTCGATAAGTTTTCTTCGGATGGACTTTTCTTTGACAATGCGGGCGTAAAAAATGGCATTCGAACTGGCAGCAACGGAGTCGGTCAGTGAGGCCAGATACACTGCCCCGCCTACTGCATCAAGCTTGCCTTTTTTCTCCAGGTCTTCTGATACAGTAACCAGATCAATGGGAATATTCTGGCGATAAAGATCTAAAAAGGACTGGTAAATTATCCTATGGGCCGGAGAATAGAAATCATCCTCGTCCAGAGTATCGACAAGGGAGTGCAGGACGGAATTAGACAAAAAAACCCCCCCTAAAACGGCCTGCTCAGCCTCAAGATTTTGGGGGGGGACTTTACGCAACAATTCCGCGGAGACCCTGTCCAGAGCCCCCGCGCCTGCCAGACCCTGATCCTGGTCTTTATGCTTCGGCCTCTTCCTGGGCCTCTTCTCTTCCATGTTTGACTACTTTTACTTTAACCTGGGCCATTACATCAGGATGCAGTTTAATCTCTACCTCATACTCACCCAGGGAGCGGATAGAATCATCCAACTTAATTTTGCGTCTATCGACTTCCAGCCCCATTTCAGCCAGAGCATTAGCAATATTGGTTGAGGTTACAGAACCGTAGAGCTTGTCATTTTCACCAACACGCACAGGAATAACAACTTCTGTTGCACTCAACTTATCAGCCAGCTCCTGGGCGGCAAAACGGATAGCATCCATCTTTTGTTGCAGCTTTTTCCGCTCCAACTCAAAGGCATTCAAATTGGCCTTAGTAGCCGGCATGGCCAAGCCCTGAGGAACAAGATAGTTCCGAGCATAACCAGGCCTGACATCAACTACATCCCCCAGGCGCCCAAGATTATCTATATCAGCCCTAAGTATTACACGCATAACTCACACTCCCTAAATTGTCTTCTTTTTCACTTCAGTGCTGTGGGTAGCAGTATAATAGAGCAAAGCCATCTGCCTGGCCCGCTTAATCTCTCTAGTCAAGGCCCGCTGGTGTTTGGCGCAGGTACCGGTAATTCTGCGGGCAATAATCTTACCCCGATCTGTAATAAAATCTTTTAATATATTCACATTCTTATAATCAATGACCAGATCTTTGTTAGCACAAAAACGACAAAATTTCTTTCTTGGGGTGAATCTCCTGTAAGCCATCTACTTTTCCTCCTGCTCAAATTTGTCCGCCAGCTTCACGGTCAAAAACTTAAAAATACCGTCAGTGATCCTGATATTGCGCTCCAGCTCACCAACAAACTCTGGCGGCAGGGCATATTCCAAGCGAACATAATAACCTCTGGTCTGCTTGCGCACTGGATAGGCCAAGTCTTTCATTCCCCACTCATCAACCGCCAGGACCTGCCCTTGGTCCCTATCAATTATTGTCGACAGATTTTCGAGAACTGCCTGCCGACCATCAGCCCCGATTTCCGGACTGAGCAAGAGAAGTGTCTCGTACTTCTTAAGCATAATACCTCCTTATGGTCTTTTGGCCCTTGTTTATTTTCAAGGGCAAGGAAACGTTGATTCATATTTGCAAATAAACGTCGTGTCAAGCATAACTGATCATAATCTAACTTGCGTTCGGACGCATTCCGGTATCTGCACCTGTCTAATTTAAGGGGTAGGGATTAATGGGTACGGGGTAAGAGTTCCTTACTTGAACCCCTCTTTTATTTTTAACCGCAGACCCACGCAGACTAACGCAGACATTCTTGTTCGGCAGACTTTGCCGAACAAAAACCTGACGGCCTTACAGGCCGTGGTTAAACTTAGTAACAATCTCTTTCCGGGTGTACGGCCCCATATCCAACAACCATCCTGCCTGGTCAGTGGATATGGCCGGAGTAGAATTTTTCCCTGATTGCCGCCAGGTTCCGGACTATTACCTATTACCAATGCTCAGAGCATCTGAACAGGTTTAATTGCTCAATTATGACGTAATTTTGCTAAATATGGACAAGAAAAGAGAAAACAATCAGCAGATACAATGACATTTAGGCTTTACAAAAACCAGTGCAAATAGCGGATGCCCCCGGGTGGTGTCATTGTATCCGTCGGATGTTTGTTATAGGCAAATTGAAGAAGTCTGCAAAGAAACAAGCAAGAGTTACACTTTAAAAGAGCGTAACAAGTAAGTTACCCTTAATTCATTCAACATTTACCCGAGTTTTGGTTTTGCGTACAACTCGCCTCCATAAGCATCATTAACTACCAAAAGTGGAAAATTCTCAACTTTTAATACCCGGATGGCTTCTGGTCCAAGCTCCTCATAGGCTATGACTTTGGCCTGGACAATACATTTGGAAAGCAATGCTCCGGCCCCCCCTGTTGCACCAAAATAAACAGCCTTGTATTCTTTCAAGGCTTCCTTAACTTCTTCACTACGCTTGCCCTTGCCTATTGTGGCCTTGACACCTAAACCATACAGTCTTGGAGCATATGTATCCATCCTGTAACTGCTTGTAGGGCCGGCAGAACCAATTGGACGGCCCGGAGGCGCAGGGCTTGGTCCCACATAATAAATTACCGCCCCCTCAAGAGGAAAAGGGAGTTTATCTCCCCTATCCAATGCCTGGATCAATCTTTTATGCGCTGCATCCCTGGCCGTATAGACAACTCCGGAAAGGAGTACCTTATCACCGGCTTTAAGCTGTAAAATATCTTCATCTGTAAGTGGTGTCTGCAATTTATACTCGTTACTCATTAGAACTCTACCTCCAGATGTCTGGCTGAGTGACATTGAATGTTTACGGCCAGAGGCAAACTGGCAATATGACAGGGAGCCATCTCAATTTTTACTCCCAGGGCAGTAAACTTACCACCCATACCCATAGGCCCTATACCCAAGTCATTTATGGCCGCGAGCAGCTCTTCTTCCATCCTAGCAATTTCCGGGTCATTGTGAGGCTCGTTCAAAGGTCTGAACAGGGCCTTTTTGGCCAATATAGGGGCATAGTCAAAGGTCCCGCCAATGCCCACTCCTACTATAATCGGCGGACAAGGATTGGGACCGGCCTCGGCAACCCTGTTCACTACAAATTCCTTAATCCCTTCCCAGCCCTGGGCCGGGGTAAGCATGGTCGCCCTGGACATGTTCTCACTACCTCCGCCCTTGGCCATGAACTTGAGCTTTAGTTTGTCTCCCGGAATCAAGTCTATATGAATAATAGCCGGAGTATTATCGCCGGTATTTTCCCTGGTCAAAGGATGACAAACAGATTTGCGAAGATACCCCTGTTCATAACCCTGGCGCACACCTTCGTTGATGGCTGCGTACAGATCACCATCCAGGCAACACTCTTGGCCTAGCTCCACAAAAAATACAGCCAGACCAGTATCCTGGCAAAGTGGCAACCTGGTCTCAGCAGCCAATTTGGCATTGTCCAAAAGCTGCTGCAAAATCTCTCTGCCGGATGAACTCTCTTCCTCTTCCCTGGCCTTTGAGATAGCCTGATAAACATCTTCAGACAGGCTGACATTGGCTTGCACCACCAATTGTGCAACCCTCTCCGTGATTTCTTTTACCTTGATTTGACGCATTTCCTCTCCCGGTATAAATTATAATGGTGGGGAGTTTAGAAGTTGGGTCCCGCCTGTCCCAACAAACCCGACCGTGATTGTCATGGACTAAAGGAATTAACTCAAATCCTTCTGATGAAAGTCAAAGATATTTCGCTGATTGCAAATATTTTCACGATTATTGGCATTTACACATTCATTACACACCCCACCTTTGCAGTGTAAACTCAACAAAACTCAATAAACGGAACTTCACTATTTCTTCCAGGAAAAAAATTTCTTCACAACAGAAAGACCCATTTTGCGTCGTAAATAGCCTAATTGATCCTGAAGAGGCAATTTCTTGGGGCAAACATCCTCACAGGCCAAAAGGCCCATGCACCCGAATATGCCCTGGTCAGTGCCAATAACTTCAAAATAGTCTTTATCCGTCCTCTTGTCCCTTGGGTCGAGAATAAACCTGGCAATCCGGTTCAAAGCCACAGCGCCCAGAAAATCTTCACGCATCTGGGCCGTGGCACAGGCAGCCACACAACAGCCACATTCAATGCAGCGATCCAATTCATAGACCTGCTCTGCCAAGGCATTGTCCATACGTTCTTCTTCAGCCTCGGGGTCAAACTCTTTGTCCGTGTGCACCCAGGATTCTATCCTCTCATTCATGGATCGGAACCACGTGCCTGTATCCACAGATAGATCTCCTATCATCTTAAAGCCAGGTAAAGGCATAAGATTGATCTGATCAGGCAGGTCTTTGGTTTTAGTGTGGCAGGCCAAACCCGGACGGCCATTAATTATCATGGCGCAGGCCCCGCAAATTGCTGCCCGGCAACAAAAATCAAACTGCAAAGAGGGATCCTGCTCTTCGCGAATCCGGTTCAAAGCAATAAACAAGGTCATATTATCTGTTTCATCCAGATAGTAGGCTTGCATGTGCGGTTTTGAATCAGGGTTCTCTGGATTGTAGCGGAAGATATTGATATTGAGCATTCTGACCATGACTATTCCTCTATTTCTCCTTGTTTGATTTCAGCAGGAATAATTTTTCCACCACCATAACCTCTCTCGCCCGGAGGCATCTCAACCACCTTTGTTGCCGGTTCGTATTTCAGGGTAGGCAGGGTTGCCCCATCTTCCCAGTACGCCAGGGTACGCACCCACCAGTCTCTATCATTTCTGGCCGGGTAATCTTCCCGTGCATGGGAGCCACGACTCTCCTTGCGCTCTAATGCGCCGTAAGCAACACACAGGGCAAGCTTCACCATTCCCGGCATCTTCAAAGCAAGCGATAGTTCAGGATTAGCCCCAATGCCATCTGAGCGCAGGCCTATGTTCCGGGCCCGCTCATAAACCTCCTGAAGCATATGCACGGCCTTTTGCAGGTCGCTACCGTTACGAAAAATACCCACATAATCCATGAGAATATCCTGCATGGCATTGCGCACCTTGTATACATTCTCCTTGCCACTACCTGAAATCAAGTTATTAATTCTCTCTTCCTGCCTGGCCACGCTGTCCTTAATAACCCGGCTGTTAAAATTGACCTCACAGCCCTGGAGAAAACCAGCTATCCGCTTGCCCACAATCATCCCGGCAACTACAGTCTCGGACAATGAATTGCCTCCCAGCCGGTTAAAGCCATGCAAATCCCAGCAGGCAGCCTCCCCGGCAGAGAAAAGACCTTTTAACCCGTAAGCTTCGCCATATTTATTGGTCCGTACACCGCCCATGCAGTAATGTTGAGTAGGTCGTACGGGAATCAATTGATGCACCGGGTCAATCCCCAGGAAACTCTTGCAAATATCATATACTTCCCGCAGCTTTGTCTTGATATGTTTTTCACCCAGATGCCTGATATCCAGCCATAGATGATCCCCGTAAGGACTCTTGACTCCCAAGCCCTTGCGTATATGCTCTGTCATTCTTCGGGAAACCACGTCCCTGGAGGCCAGTTCGGCCTTTTCCGGCTCATAGATATGCATGAACCGCTCTTCGTTTACATCCAAAAGAGTTCCGCCATCCCCGCGGCAACCTTCAGTAACCAGAATGTCTGTAGGAACAATGCCCGTGGGATGAAACTGGATGGCTTCCATGTTACCCAGAGGGACAACACCGGTATCCAGGGCAATAATATGGCCACCGCCTTCATTGATCACGGCATTGGTAGAGGCACGATAAATTCTTCCAAATCCACCCGAAGCAATCAATGTGGCTTTGGCCAGATAAACCCTTAGTTTGCCTGTCTTTAAACACCTGACCACGGCCCCGATACAATTTTCACCGTCATGGATAAGAGCAATGGCCTCACTGCGGTCATGCACCTCCACTCCGTGCTGCACAGCCACACTATCCAGGGTATACAAAACAGCATGGCCTGTGCCGTCAGAACAATAACAGGCCCTCCATTTGGCAGTACCGCCAAAATCTCTGGCCGTAATCAACCCCTCCTTTTCCTTTTTCTCTTCCTTCTCCAGCTTCTGGCCACCTTTGTAATAATAGGATTTACCGGCAACCACCCTGTTCCAGGGCACACCCCAATAAGCCATCTGGCGAATGGCAACAGGAGCGGTTTCTGCAAACATTCGGGCCACTTCCTGATCGCATCCCCAGTCAGAACCTTTGACAGTATCCTCAAAATGTATGTCCGGAGAATCACCCTCTCCTTTAACGCAATTTCCAAGAGCTGCCTGCATTCCACCCTGGGCAGCCGAAGAATGAGACCTTCTGGCCGGGACAATGCTCAGACAGATGGCCTTGAAACCGTGCCTCGCGGCTTCAACCGCTGCCCTCTCACCAGCAAGACCGGCGCCTATGCAAAGCAAGTCGGTCATAACAGTTTCTATCATTTTATGCCCCATTATTTATAAATTTATAAAGGACAAAACGTCCATTAATAACATAACAATACCAACCAGGCTAGCAGCAAGAAAAATTGTTTTTTTAGCCTGATAACGATTGCATCTTTGAACAAATCCCCATTTTACCCCAATGCGGTAAAGCCCGATAGCTGCATGTATTAATATTGTCAAAAGAAAAAATATGTAAAATATAAACCATGTATAATTATGCATCCTGGCAGCGCTTTTGGCTGCAGTAATAGGCAACTCAGCCATAACCGCCCATATATGAGCAGACCCTAACAATAAAATTACAAAACCCGAAGCTACCTGGGCAACCCACAACCATGTATCAACATGACTGAGCATAACAGATTGCTGCCAGATAATCTTTTGTTCATGAAGCCGAAAAGGCATCTTTCTTGCTGTAAGAAGAAAATGAAACAAAAATAAAAAAGCAATAAAAATACTACCAATTTGTGCCAGTCCTCTTTGATCAAGAAATGCAGCTATAAAATCCATCCAGGTATCATTAATGACCCTGCTAGATACCAGGGTCATATGCAGTAACATAAACAAAACAAGTCCTACTCCAGTTAACATCTGCAATAAATCCAGCCAGGCAGATGTCTTGCTGGAAACAGATAACCTTCTATTTACCTGCAACACATTTACCCCCTAATATTTTATAGGTAACCTTGAAGCATAGTTAAAAAAAATAAAAACGCAAAAGAGTAATCAAGCCAATTATAATAAAAATACAAAACAGAGTTTTTTCCAATTTTTTGGCCTGACTGCGATTGCATCTTTTTATAAAACCCCATTTTACCCCAATACGATAAAAACCAATGCTTACATGCAGCTCGACCAGTGGTAACAAAATTAAATAAAAAACAAGCCAAAAACCGCTCTGTATTCTGGCCGCACTCTTGTCTGCCGTAATAGGTAAGTTAGTTAAAACCTCCCACATGTGAATGAAGCCCATAATCAAAATAACCACAGCAGTAACAACCTGCACTAACCAGAGCCACGTGTCAGCATGCTTAAGCATAACAGATTGCTGCCAGATAATCTTTTGTTCATGAAGCCGAAAAGGCATCTTTCTTGCTGTAAGAAGAAAATGAAACAAAAACANNNNNNNNNNNNNNNNNNNNNNNNNNNNNNNNNNNNNNNNNNNNNNNNNNNNNNNNNNNNNNNNNNNNNNNNNNNNNNNNNNNNNNNNNNNNNNNNCAGATTGCTGCCAGATAATCTTTTGTTCATGAAGCCGAAAAGGCATCTTTCTTGCTGTAAGAAGAAAATGAAACAAAAACACGCCGCCAATTAGGGGTCCGCCAACCTGAGCCAGACCAGTATCCTCGAAAAAACCTGCAATGGCATTCATAAGG
This window contains:
- a CDS encoding fumarate reductase iron-sulfur subunit is translated as MVRMLNINIFRYNPENPDSKPHMQAYYLDETDNMTLFIALNRIREEQDPSLQFDFCCRAAICGACAMIINGRPGLACHTKTKDLPDQINLMPLPGFKMIGDLSVDTGTWFRSMNERIESWVHTDKEFDPEAEEERMDNALAEQVYELDRCIECGCCVAACATAQMREDFLGAVALNRIARFILDPRDKRTDKDYFEVIGTDQGIFGCMGLLACEDVCPKKLPLQDQLGYLRRKMGLSVVKKFFSWKK
- a CDS encoding fumarate reductase flavoprotein subunit; this translates as MIETVMTDLLCIGAGLAGERAAVEAARHGFKAICLSIVPARRSHSSAAQGGMQAALGNCVKGEGDSPDIHFEDTVKGSDWGCDQEVARMFAETAPVAIRQMAYWGVPWNRVVAGKSYYYKGGQKLEKEEKKEKEGLITARDFGGTAKWRACYCSDGTGHAVLYTLDSVAVQHGVEVHDRSEAIALIHDGENCIGAVVRCLKTGKLRVYLAKATLIASGGFGRIYRASTNAVINEGGGHIIALDTGVVPLGNMEAIQFHPTGIVPTDILVTEGCRGDGGTLLDVNEERFMHIYEPEKAELASRDVVSRRMTEHIRKGLGVKSPYGDHLWLDIRHLGEKHIKTKLREVYDICKSFLGIDPVHQLIPVRPTQHYCMGGVRTNKYGEAYGLKGLFSAGEAACWDLHGFNRLGGNSLSETVVAGMIVGKRIAGFLQGCEVNFNSRVIKDSVARQEERINNLISGSGKENVYKVRNAMQDILMDYVGIFRNGSDLQKAVHMLQEVYERARNIGLRSDGIGANPELSLALKMPGMVKLALCVAYGALERKESRGSHAREDYPARNDRDWWVRTLAYWEDGATLPTLKYEPATKVVEMPPGERGYGGGKIIPAEIKQGEIEE
- a CDS encoding succinate dehydrogenase/fumarate reductase cytochrome b subunit — protein: MLQVNRRLSVSSKTSAWLDLLQMLTGVGLVLFMLLHMTLVSSRVINDTWMDFIAAFLDQRGLAQIGSIFIAFLFLFHFLLTARKMPFRLHEQKIIWQQSVMLSHVDTWLWVAQVASGFVILLLGSAHIWAVMAELPITAAKSAARMHNYTWFIFYIFFLLTILIHAAIGLYRIGVKWGFVQRCNRYQAKKTIFLAASLVGIVMLLMDVLSFINL
- a CDS encoding fumarate hydratase translates to MRQIKVKEITERVAQLVVQANVSLSEDVYQAISKAREEEESSSGREILQQLLDNAKLAAETRLPLCQDTGLAVFFVELGQECCLDGDLYAAINEGVRQGYEQGYLRKSVCHPLTRENTGDNTPAIIHIDLIPGDKLKLKFMAKGGGSENMSRATMLTPAQGWEGIKEFVVNRVAEAGPNPCPPIIVGVGIGGTFDYAPILAKKALFRPLNEPHNDPEIARMEEELLAAINDLGIGPMGMGGKFTALGVKIEMAPCHIASLPLAVNIQCHSARHLEVEF
- a CDS encoding Fe-S-containing hydro-lyase, with the protein product MSNEYKLQTPLTDEDILQLKAGDKVLLSGVVYTARDAAHKRLIQALDRGDKLPFPLEGAVIYYVGPSPAPPGRPIGSAGPTSSYRMDTYAPRLYGLGVKATIGKGKRSEEVKEALKEYKAVYFGATGGAGALLSKCIVQAKVIAYEELGPEAIRVLKVENFPLLVVNDAYGGELYAKPKLG